A part of Solenopsis invicta isolate M01_SB chromosome 2, UNIL_Sinv_3.0, whole genome shotgun sequence genomic DNA contains:
- the LOC105200090 gene encoding uncharacterized protein LOC105200090 encodes MHREITIHLTQPPSGRCQAIPITDIAAKTVAKTFYDHWVTRFSAPKILTTDQGVQFESQFFAALLSLIGCKQIRTTAYHPASNGMIERWHRSLKAASMCHNTPDWVGTLPTVLLGLRSHVRLDTKASPAEYIYGTTIRLPGEFFLQEDFESDPQIFVDGFRTYMRQVKLVPVHHYKKRAFIFKELASALTSSYAMIL; translated from the exons ATGCACCGCGAGATAACAATACATCTGACCCAACCTCCATCGGGACGTTGCCAA GCGATTCCTATCACAGACATCGCAGCCAAAACTGTAGCTAAAACATTTTACGACCATTGGGTCACGCGATTCAGCGCTCCTAAGATCTTAACCACGGATCAAGGAGTACAGTTTGAATCACAATTTTTTGCAGCTCTCTTATCCCTAATAGGCTGCAAACAAATTCGCACTACTGCCTACCATCCAGCATCTAATGGGATGATCGAACGCTGGCACCGTTCATTGAAGGCAGCCTCAATGTGCCACAATACACCAGACTGGGTCGGTACGCTGCCCACGGTCCTCCTTGGCTTACGATCACATGTCCGTTTAGACACCAAGGCCTCCCCAGCCGAATACATCTACGGCACTACAATACGATTACCAGGAGAGTTCTTCCTTCAAGAAGATTTCGAATCAGATCCCCAAATCTTTGTTGATGGTTTTAGAACATACATGCGTCAGGTCAAACTAGTTCCGGTACATCACTACAAAAAACGTGCATTTATCTTCAAAGAATTGGCTTCTGCTCTCACGTCTTCTTACGCAATGATACTGTAA